Proteins encoded together in one Hymenobacter monticola window:
- a CDS encoding DUF2256 domain-containing protein, whose amino-acid sequence MLPAKLRKGQLPTKICVTCGRPFEYRKKWRANWDEVKYCGEKCQRNRPPSTPNAATA is encoded by the coding sequence ATGCTTCCCGCCAAACTTCGTAAAGGCCAGTTGCCCACCAAAATCTGCGTTACCTGCGGCCGGCCATTTGAATATCGCAAAAAATGGCGCGCCAACTGGGACGAGGTGAAATATTGCGGCGAGAAGTGCCAGCGCAACCGCCCGCCCAGCACCCCAAATGCTGCCACCGCTTGA
- a CDS encoding DinB family protein, whose amino-acid sequence MNHRLHLKLEQLERATERLLASAEALGPDSSKAPAPGSWSANQVVHHLLFIEGNIVQYIQKKMHAEEMLPKVGMLTRLRARVVRLLLRLPGFKYKAPRGVATLTNAGNLPSLPELRQNWETTRRQLERLLNEFPGRQLNRAIFPHPRSGRITIYQVMEFLLDHLLHHQQQMNRITKTLRPGAVVRNAVEA is encoded by the coding sequence ATGAACCACCGCCTGCACCTCAAGCTTGAACAGCTGGAACGCGCCACCGAACGCCTGCTGGCCTCGGCTGAAGCGCTGGGGCCGGACAGCAGCAAGGCGCCGGCACCGGGCAGTTGGTCGGCCAACCAAGTGGTGCATCACCTGCTGTTTATTGAGGGCAACATTGTGCAGTACATTCAGAAAAAGATGCACGCCGAAGAAATGTTGCCCAAAGTGGGCATGCTGACGCGGCTGCGGGCCCGCGTGGTGCGGCTGTTGCTGCGGCTGCCCGGCTTCAAGTACAAGGCCCCGCGCGGCGTGGCCACCCTCACCAATGCCGGCAACCTGCCTAGCCTCCCCGAACTGCGCCAGAACTGGGAAACCACCCGCCGCCAACTGGAGCGCCTGCTCAACGAGTTTCCGGGCCGGCAGCTGAACCGGGCCATTTTCCCGCACCCCCGCTCGGGTCGCATCACCATCTATCAGGTGATGGAATTTTTGCTCGACCACCTGCTACACCACCAGCAGCAGATGAACCGCATCACGAAGACGCTCCGACCGGGCGCTGTGGTTCGGAATGCGGTTGAGGCCTAA
- a CDS encoding PspC domain-containing protein, protein MKRFTDYLETQSFGLCSALAQKWGFSTRSVRLSFVYASFFTFGSPIVLYFAGAFWMNVRRAMRQQRSTVWDL, encoded by the coding sequence ATGAAACGCTTCACCGACTACCTCGAAACGCAGTCTTTTGGTTTGTGCTCGGCCCTGGCCCAAAAGTGGGGGTTCAGCACGCGCAGCGTGCGGCTCTCGTTTGTGTACGCGTCGTTTTTCACGTTTGGCTCGCCCATCGTGCTCTACTTTGCCGGAGCGTTCTGGATGAACGTGCGCCGGGCCATGCGCCAGCAGCGCAGCACCGTGTGGGATTTGTAA
- a CDS encoding tetratricopeptide repeat protein encodes MSYFLRPVAHGLLAATLLLSACALPRVLKQAEAGRTVAARPAPLLASGEAVPFEVTARVPASHLHKGVAYELLLRYRYEHGLREDTLGRLTFTSGNYVYDDEHKGLLVATQKFSIPNTPGRNPGELLAHGQVRELKKNGKVLRATADVLVARGIADPARLVTREDTVLTLLSEHANNTMSGTRVLPFYFDEDKWFIRGYLGTNVQALEDLIDANQHTRQVLIIAGHSPDSTDAHNRALASKRVRMLLYYYKQRVKTFSYLNKNENIRYDTLAYVRKWDTFLSKVTSSALKPDQIDSVVSIINDTRGTFEQKEKALHKLSYFDYIEDYIYPVLRFGTVAVTYTAPKRYDSEVYLLSKKIVEKQVEADALTPEELRYSATLTPLLAEKQRIYEVAAANNPNSWEAFHNLGVVLLQRGEKEPTAKTQKAYYHRAAVNFTLAAHRNPTAEFFYHAATAYHRAGDRLEALQNYDYAIKLGGPRPLLRKIFSDRAALEIEVGQPDEALRNLQYAGPSYQNALNKGLILVGREGYDLALEQYRLAQALRPTAAAPVYGMAVVAARQKNEAEMGQLLKQAIALDRSYAQRAVEDLEFQDYAQGKVFREALK; translated from the coding sequence ATGAGTTATTTTTTGCGGCCGGTGGCCCACGGGTTGCTGGCAGCCACTTTGTTACTCTCGGCCTGTGCCCTACCGCGGGTGCTGAAACAGGCCGAAGCCGGGCGCACCGTGGCGGCTCGCCCCGCCCCCTTGCTGGCCTCGGGCGAGGCCGTGCCGTTTGAGGTAACGGCCCGCGTGCCAGCCAGCCACCTGCACAAGGGTGTCGCTTACGAGCTGCTGCTGCGCTACCGCTACGAGCACGGCCTGCGCGAAGACACGCTGGGCCGCCTCACCTTCACGTCGGGCAATTATGTGTACGACGACGAGCACAAGGGCCTGCTCGTCGCCACTCAAAAATTCAGCATTCCCAACACGCCCGGCCGCAACCCCGGCGAGTTGCTGGCCCACGGCCAAGTGCGCGAGCTGAAAAAGAACGGCAAAGTGCTGCGCGCCACCGCCGACGTGCTGGTAGCCCGCGGCATTGCCGACCCGGCCCGCCTCGTGACGCGCGAAGACACTGTGCTGACGCTGCTGTCCGAGCATGCCAACAACACCATGAGCGGCACCCGCGTGCTGCCTTTTTATTTCGATGAGGATAAGTGGTTTATCCGTGGCTACCTGGGCACCAACGTGCAGGCCTTGGAAGACCTCATCGACGCCAACCAGCACACCAGGCAGGTGCTCATCATCGCGGGCCACTCGCCCGACTCGACAGACGCCCACAACCGCGCCCTGGCCAGCAAGCGCGTGCGCATGCTGCTCTACTACTACAAGCAGCGGGTGAAAACCTTCTCGTATCTCAATAAAAACGAGAACATTCGTTACGACACGCTGGCCTACGTGCGCAAGTGGGATACCTTCCTGAGCAAAGTCACGTCCTCCGCCCTCAAGCCCGACCAGATTGACTCCGTGGTGTCCATCATCAACGACACGCGCGGCACCTTCGAGCAAAAGGAAAAGGCCCTGCACAAGCTCTCCTATTTCGATTACATCGAAGACTACATCTACCCCGTGCTGCGCTTCGGCACCGTGGCCGTGACCTACACCGCTCCCAAGCGCTACGACTCGGAGGTATATCTGCTCTCGAAAAAAATCGTGGAAAAGCAGGTAGAAGCCGACGCCCTCACGCCCGAGGAGCTGCGCTATTCGGCCACGCTCACGCCGCTGCTGGCCGAGAAGCAGCGCATCTACGAAGTGGCCGCCGCCAACAATCCCAACAGCTGGGAAGCTTTCCACAACCTGGGCGTAGTGCTGCTGCAGCGCGGGGAAAAAGAGCCTACCGCCAAAACCCAGAAGGCCTATTATCACCGCGCCGCTGTGAATTTCACGCTGGCCGCCCACCGCAACCCCACGGCTGAGTTCTTTTACCACGCCGCCACCGCCTACCACCGCGCCGGCGACCGCCTCGAAGCCCTGCAGAATTACGACTACGCCATCAAGCTGGGCGGCCCGCGCCCGCTGCTGCGCAAAATTTTCTCCGACCGCGCCGCACTGGAAATCGAAGTAGGCCAGCCCGATGAGGCCCTGCGCAACCTGCAATACGCCGGCCCCTCCTACCAGAACGCCCTCAACAAGGGCCTGATTCTGGTGGGCCGCGAGGGCTACGACCTGGCCCTGGAGCAGTACCGCCTCGCCCAGGCCCTGCGCCCCACGGCCGCCGCGCCCGTCTACGGCATGGCCGTGGTAGCCGCCCGCCAGAAAAACGAGGCCGAGATGGGCCAGCTACTCAAGCAAGCCATCGCCCTCGACCGCAGCTACGCCCAGCGCGCCGTGGAAGACCTGGAGTTTCAGGACTACGCGCAGGGCAAGGTGTTTCGGGAGGCGTTAAAATAG
- a CDS encoding T9SS type B sorting domain-containing protein, with protein MQTGKRVTSFCVGRSVQFRLDGGRNIANPNNFVYYGVKPGTGAAADWPACTPNPSNSNPAAPNYATYVYTPTRADVGLVTVSELATADNTILPPRGATYYIHTYQVFDNVAPTFTVAPCPSNNALVTITDITYNSYTVQAGTGAVQTIAPGQSKVNTVTLNGATSVTVRGFHNAPNTCESLPSTQTIAPLAPPQTPLLTSLTLQASLPSGAATLVVGQLPTGYTYTLQRTDASAPGGYTPVANVPAGSPPITLGTVVANSGYRLLRTDPCNSLPDVSEQLYPLSLSGNSTQNRNQLLFNDGGAPGTTYTVTRDDIPFTAFTVIPGGLEDATGTCKTRYRYRVTATYPRGGKSVSNEITILTQSNLPPPQPKLLASFNVRNVVELTPLLTPPTLPTGSTLYYRKASGGGTPVALATTTTARPARDSTALADLRASPPCYSLRQADVCENASPESASTCPALLSASPADADGSTATLTWTPFTGPDPSQPATYVLQRLGPDNAVQPGSVPVTGSTYTDLTPPTNRQVLRYRLQISGAGLPPGTFSYSNIAIVSRRLSLTIPTAFTPNGDGLNDGLEVKGKYLDNYKFVVVDRNGQEVFRGTKRTDVWDGTIRGHAPVMGAYVWRFSQNNEDGSPFTATGTVTILK; from the coding sequence GTGCAAACCGGCAAGCGGGTGACTTCCTTTTGCGTGGGCCGCAGCGTGCAGTTCAGGCTCGACGGGGGCCGCAATATTGCTAACCCCAATAACTTCGTGTATTACGGCGTGAAACCGGGCACCGGTGCGGCTGCCGACTGGCCGGCCTGCACCCCGAACCCCTCGAATAGCAATCCGGCCGCCCCTAATTACGCCACTTACGTGTACACGCCCACCCGCGCCGATGTGGGGCTCGTCACGGTTTCGGAGCTGGCCACCGCTGATAATACGATTCTGCCGCCACGCGGCGCAACCTATTACATTCACACTTACCAGGTATTCGACAATGTAGCGCCCACCTTCACGGTGGCGCCGTGCCCCAGCAACAATGCGCTGGTGACCATCACCGATATCACTTACAACAGCTACACCGTCCAGGCTGGCACCGGCGCGGTGCAAACCATCGCACCTGGTCAATCAAAAGTCAATACCGTTACGCTAAATGGGGCCACTTCCGTCACGGTTCGGGGTTTTCATAATGCCCCCAACACCTGCGAAAGCCTCCCCTCGACGCAGACTATTGCCCCGCTGGCGCCCCCCCAAACTCCGCTCCTGACCTCGCTTACCCTCCAGGCCTCCCTGCCCAGCGGCGCAGCCACGCTAGTCGTGGGCCAGCTGCCGACCGGCTACACCTACACCTTGCAGCGCACCGATGCTAGCGCGCCTGGTGGCTACACCCCGGTGGCCAACGTGCCGGCCGGCAGTCCTCCTATCACCTTGGGCACTGTGGTTGCCAATAGTGGCTACCGCCTGTTGCGCACCGACCCTTGTAACAGTCTTCCTGACGTTTCGGAGCAACTCTATCCTCTCAGCTTAAGCGGCAATTCTACACAGAATCGTAACCAGCTGCTTTTCAACGACGGCGGTGCGCCCGGCACCACCTATACCGTGACGCGCGATGACATTCCGTTCACCGCCTTCACCGTCATTCCCGGCGGGCTGGAAGATGCTACCGGAACCTGTAAGACCCGTTACCGCTACCGGGTGACGGCTACCTACCCGCGCGGCGGCAAGTCGGTTTCCAACGAAATCACCATTCTCACGCAGTCCAACTTACCGCCGCCTCAGCCCAAGCTGCTGGCCAGCTTCAACGTGCGCAACGTGGTGGAGCTGACGCCCCTGCTCACTCCCCCCACGCTACCCACCGGCAGCACGCTTTACTACCGCAAGGCCAGCGGCGGGGGCACGCCGGTCGCCCTGGCCACCACCACCACGGCGCGCCCCGCGCGCGACTCTACCGCCCTGGCCGACCTACGCGCCTCGCCACCTTGCTACTCGCTGCGCCAAGCCGATGTATGCGAAAACGCATCGCCCGAAAGCGCCAGCACCTGCCCGGCCCTGCTCAGCGCGAGCCCGGCCGATGCCGACGGCAGCACCGCCACCCTGACCTGGACGCCCTTCACCGGCCCCGACCCCAGCCAGCCGGCCACCTACGTGCTCCAGCGCCTGGGGCCGGACAATGCCGTGCAGCCCGGCAGCGTGCCCGTGACGGGCAGCACCTATACCGACCTGACGCCGCCCACCAACCGGCAAGTGCTGCGCTACCGCCTGCAAATCAGCGGCGCGGGCTTGCCGCCGGGCACGTTCAGCTACTCCAACATTGCCATCGTCTCGCGCCGGCTGTCGCTCACCATCCCCACGGCCTTCACGCCCAACGGCGACGGACTGAACGACGGGCTGGAAGTGAAAGGCAAGTACCTGGATAACTACAAGTTTGTGGTGGTGGACCGCAACGGGCAGGAGGTATTTCGGGGCACCAAGCGGACCGATGTGTGGGACGGCACCATCCGGGGCCACGCGCCGGTAATGGGCGCTTACGTGTGGCGCTTCAGCCAAAACAACGAGGACGGCAGCCCGTTCACGGCCACGGGCACGGTCACCATTCTGAAATAA
- a CDS encoding class I SAM-dependent methyltransferase yields MTTTSAPDILGQALLDYHHGKAKAAAVTVHCSAADDEPLPAAYFFRTVLQMPELERQALDESRGRVLDLGAGAGCHSLELQSRGFDYVKAVDVSAGAVQVMTERGVRNVARHDLFAPKPATELPYDTILLLMNGLGLTGTLEGLDKFLAHARTLLAPGGQILATSSDVRYLYEDEDGALLINLNGPYYGEVEYTLSYKGQTGEPFPWLFVDAALLNDAAEAAGYAADFIGEDDNEQYLVRLTPLNQ; encoded by the coding sequence ATGACCACCACTTCCGCTCCCGACATCTTGGGCCAGGCCCTGCTCGACTACCACCACGGCAAGGCCAAGGCCGCCGCCGTTACCGTGCACTGCAGTGCGGCCGACGACGAGCCGCTGCCCGCCGCCTATTTCTTCCGCACCGTGCTGCAAATGCCCGAGCTGGAGCGTCAGGCCCTCGACGAGAGCCGCGGCCGCGTGCTCGACCTCGGCGCGGGCGCCGGCTGCCACAGCCTGGAACTACAGAGCCGGGGCTTCGACTACGTGAAAGCGGTGGACGTATCGGCCGGCGCGGTGCAGGTGATGACCGAGCGCGGCGTGCGCAACGTGGCCCGCCACGACTTGTTTGCTCCTAAGCCCGCCACCGAATTGCCCTACGATACCATTCTGCTGCTCATGAACGGCCTCGGCCTGACCGGTACGCTCGAAGGCCTCGACAAATTCCTGGCTCACGCCCGCACGCTGCTGGCGCCCGGCGGCCAGATTCTGGCCACGTCCTCCGACGTGCGCTACCTCTACGAGGACGAAGACGGCGCTTTGCTCATCAACCTCAACGGCCCCTACTACGGCGAGGTAGAATATACGCTCAGCTACAAAGGCCAAACCGGCGAGCCCTTCCCCTGGCTGTTTGTAGACGCAGCCCTGCTCAACGACGCTGCCGAAGCTGCTGGCTACGCCGCCGATTTTATTGGCGAAGACGACAACGAGCAATACCTGGTGCGACTGACGCCCTTGAACCAGTAG
- a CDS encoding glycosyltransferase family 2 protein has product MALAPSAARVGVCADVAIVILNWNGAAFLSRFLPGVITHADGARIIVADNASTDDSAEVLSRDFPQVEMMLLERNFGFCEGYNQALAQVDSDFFVLLNSDVEVTLGWLRPLRALLEAQPRVAAVQPKILAAADPTYFEYAGAGGGYLDRLAYPFCRGRLFDTLEKDHGQYDDPRPVAWASGACLLVRRSAWQTLGGLEPAFFAHMEEIDFCWRLQNAGHEVWYHGGSAVHHVGGGTLPKTNPRKTFLNFRNGLALLYKNAAPSELLWAMWQRLVLDGVAGLKFLASGEFGNFWAVLRAHFSFYGAFGYWRQRRKAARPHLRVGQRAGVYKGSVVWAYFARGKRKFSELGIH; this is encoded by the coding sequence GTGGCTTTGGCGCCTAGTGCGGCCCGGGTCGGCGTGTGCGCCGACGTGGCCATCGTCATCCTGAACTGGAACGGCGCTGCTTTCCTAAGCCGCTTCCTGCCCGGCGTCATCACCCACGCCGACGGCGCCCGCATCATCGTGGCCGATAACGCCTCGACCGACGACTCGGCCGAGGTGCTTTCGCGCGACTTCCCGCAAGTGGAAATGATGCTGCTGGAGCGCAACTTCGGCTTTTGTGAAGGCTACAACCAAGCGCTAGCGCAGGTCGACAGCGACTTTTTCGTGCTGCTCAATTCCGACGTGGAAGTGACCCTGGGCTGGCTGCGTCCGCTGCGTGCCCTGCTCGAGGCCCAGCCGCGGGTGGCCGCCGTGCAGCCCAAAATCCTGGCCGCCGCCGACCCCACTTACTTCGAGTATGCCGGTGCCGGGGGCGGCTACCTCGACCGCTTGGCCTACCCCTTCTGCCGCGGCCGCTTGTTTGATACGCTCGAAAAAGACCACGGCCAATACGACGACCCGCGCCCCGTGGCCTGGGCCAGCGGCGCCTGCCTGCTGGTGCGCCGCAGCGCCTGGCAAACCCTGGGCGGCCTGGAACCGGCCTTTTTCGCCCACATGGAGGAAATCGATTTCTGCTGGCGCTTGCAGAATGCCGGACACGAGGTGTGGTACCACGGCGGCAGTGCCGTGCACCACGTGGGCGGCGGCACCCTACCCAAAACCAACCCCCGCAAAACCTTCCTCAACTTCCGCAACGGCCTGGCCCTACTTTACAAAAACGCGGCCCCCAGCGAGCTACTTTGGGCCATGTGGCAGCGCCTGGTGCTCGATGGCGTGGCGGGGCTGAAATTCCTGGCCAGCGGCGAGTTTGGCAATTTTTGGGCGGTGCTGCGGGCGCACTTTAGCTTTTACGGCGCCTTTGGTTACTGGCGCCAGCGGCGCAAGGCCGCCCGCCCGCACCTGCGCGTGGGCCAACGGGCCGGCGTGTACAAAGGCAGCGTAGTGTGGGCCTATTTTGCCCGGGGCAAACGCAAATTTTCAGAGTTAGGTATTCACTGA
- a CDS encoding acyl-CoA thioesterase: MTNAITYRTRWADMDPNGHMRHSAYADFAADQRVVLLAQWGFDVKRFAELRLGPILFREETKYLKEVNIGEEIRVDGHLAAASEDGSRWTIVHTIFKADGRVAATVTVDGAWLDLDRRKLTVPPTELAEAFKSMPVYETPVK, translated from the coding sequence ATGACCAACGCTATTACCTACCGCACGCGCTGGGCCGACATGGACCCCAATGGCCACATGCGCCACTCCGCCTACGCCGATTTTGCCGCTGACCAGCGCGTGGTACTACTGGCCCAGTGGGGCTTCGATGTGAAACGCTTCGCTGAGCTGCGCCTCGGCCCCATCCTGTTTCGGGAAGAAACCAAATACCTGAAAGAGGTAAACATCGGCGAAGAAATCCGCGTGGACGGACACCTGGCCGCCGCCAGTGAAGACGGCTCGCGCTGGACCATCGTGCATACCATTTTCAAAGCCGATGGCCGCGTGGCCGCCACCGTCACCGTCGACGGCGCCTGGCTCGACCTCGACCGCCGCAAACTCACCGTGCCGCCCACGGAGCTAGCCGAAGCCTTCAAATCAATGCCGGTATACGAAACCCCGGTCAAGTAG
- a CDS encoding YbaB/EbfC family nucleoid-associated protein, protein MAFDITGMMGKVKELQDKMQQAQQEIQHITATGEAGGGLVRATANGHRKILKLEIDDTLLTPQDRDMLADLVVAAVNKALDEAAELAAQELKRKTSGLMPNVPGLDLSGFGA, encoded by the coding sequence ATGGCATTCGATATCACCGGCATGATGGGCAAAGTGAAAGAGCTGCAAGACAAAATGCAGCAGGCCCAGCAGGAAATTCAACACATCACGGCTACCGGCGAAGCCGGCGGCGGCCTGGTGCGCGCCACGGCCAATGGCCACCGCAAAATCCTAAAGCTCGAAATCGACGACACCCTGCTCACCCCGCAAGACCGCGACATGCTGGCCGACCTCGTGGTGGCCGCCGTGAACAAAGCCCTCGATGAAGCCGCTGAGCTGGCGGCCCAGGAATTGAAGCGCAAAACCAGTGGCCTGATGCCCAACGTGCCCGGCCTCGACCTGAGTGGCTTTGGCGCCTAG
- the hutH gene encoding histidine ammonia-lyase produces the protein MPTHTLSPAQPLTLAALATMLADGRPVQLGDDAKQQIAACHAYLHQRLAHDDQPIYGINTGFGSLYNVGIAPEERAQLQVNLMMSHACGTGAEVPQHLVRLMLFLKAQSLSYGHSGVQVASVERLVAMYNRELLPVVYEQGSLGASGDLAPLAHLCLPLLGLGEVNYQGYRLAAADAMSLFSWEPIALQAKEGLALLNGTQFMLAYAVDGVLRAQRLANAADVIGALSTEAFGGCDDPFNENLHRIRPHAGQVTVARRLRELLTGSELQTQPRHAVQDPYSFRCQPQVHGASRDALAYVAQVVETECNSVTDNPNIFPDEDLILSGGNFHGQPLALALDHLAVAVAELGSISERRTYQLISGQRGLPTYLVAEPGLNSGLMIPQYTAAGIVSQNKQLCTPASVDSIVSSNGQEDHVSMGANAATKSRRVLDNVEQVLGIELLTAVQALAFRRPGRTSAALERVVQAFGEEVKFVVRDRVLYPDLHKAAAFVRTFDWQ, from the coding sequence ATGCCCACCCATACCCTTTCGCCCGCGCAGCCCCTCACCCTGGCCGCGCTGGCCACCATGCTGGCCGACGGCCGCCCCGTGCAGCTCGGCGACGACGCTAAGCAGCAGATTGCCGCCTGCCATGCCTACCTGCACCAGCGCCTGGCCCACGACGACCAGCCGATTTACGGCATCAACACCGGTTTCGGCTCCTTATATAACGTGGGCATTGCGCCCGAGGAGCGCGCCCAATTACAGGTAAACCTGATGATGTCGCACGCCTGCGGCACCGGCGCCGAAGTGCCCCAGCACCTGGTGCGCCTTATGCTTTTCCTCAAAGCTCAAAGCCTGAGCTACGGCCACAGCGGCGTGCAGGTGGCTTCCGTCGAGCGCCTTGTGGCCATGTACAACCGCGAGCTGCTGCCCGTGGTGTACGAGCAGGGCAGCCTCGGTGCCTCTGGCGACTTGGCCCCGCTGGCTCACCTGTGTTTGCCGCTGCTGGGCTTGGGCGAGGTGAACTACCAAGGTTACCGCCTGGCGGCGGCCGACGCCATGAGCCTCTTCAGCTGGGAGCCCATCGCGCTGCAAGCCAAGGAAGGGCTGGCGCTGCTGAACGGCACCCAGTTTATGCTGGCCTACGCCGTGGATGGCGTGCTGCGCGCCCAACGCCTGGCCAACGCGGCCGACGTCATCGGCGCGCTTTCCACCGAAGCCTTCGGGGGCTGCGACGACCCGTTCAACGAGAACCTGCACCGCATCCGGCCCCACGCCGGGCAGGTGACGGTGGCCCGGCGCCTGCGCGAGCTGCTGACCGGCTCGGAACTGCAAACCCAGCCGCGCCACGCCGTGCAGGACCCCTACTCCTTCCGCTGCCAGCCGCAGGTGCACGGCGCCTCGCGCGATGCCCTGGCCTACGTGGCCCAGGTGGTGGAAACCGAGTGCAACTCCGTGACCGACAACCCCAACATCTTCCCCGACGAAGACCTGATACTAAGCGGCGGCAACTTCCACGGCCAGCCCTTGGCCCTGGCCCTCGACCACCTGGCCGTGGCCGTGGCCGAGTTGGGCAGCATCTCGGAGCGCCGCACCTACCAGCTCATTTCGGGCCAGCGTGGCCTGCCCACCTACCTGGTGGCCGAACCCGGCCTGAACTCCGGCCTGATGATTCCGCAGTACACCGCCGCGGGCATTGTGAGCCAGAACAAGCAGCTCTGCACGCCGGCGTCGGTGGACAGCATCGTGAGCAGCAACGGCCAGGAAGACCACGTGAGCATGGGCGCCAACGCCGCCACCAAGAGCCGCCGCGTGCTCGACAACGTGGAGCAGGTGCTGGGCATTGAACTGCTGACGGCCGTGCAGGCGTTGGCTTTCCGCCGCCCCGGCCGCACCTCGGCGGCGCTGGAGCGCGTGGTGCAGGCCTTTGGCGAGGAAGTGAAGTTTGTGGTGCGGGACCGGGTGCTGTACCCAGACCTGCACAAGGCGGCCGCTTTTGTTCGGACGTTTGACTGGCAATAA
- a CDS encoding pyruvate dehydrogenase complex E1 component subunit beta → MSYSLIEKLIPSYPRTLLPYYLPTAAACRSFAERLKTGFTLKKTMRQIQFREALREALSEEMRRDPRVFLMGEEVAQYNGAYKVSQGMLDEFGPERVIDTPIAELGFAGIGVGAAANGLIPVIEFMTFNFSLVAIDQVINSAAKLYSMSGGQYSCPIVFRGPTGNAGMLSSQHSQNFENWYANTPGLKVVVPSNPYDAKGLLKSAIRDPDPVIFMESELMYGDKGEVPEEEYLLEIGKANVVRQGKHVTLVSFGKMMKIAYTAADELAKEGIEAEVIDLRSVRPIDYDTLIASVKKTNRMVVIEEAWPLASISSELSYIVQRRAFDFLDAPVIRITCADVPLPYAPTLIEASLPNVARVVKAVKEVTYAKA, encoded by the coding sequence ATGAGTTATTCGCTGATTGAAAAACTCATACCCTCCTACCCCCGCACCCTCTTACCCTATTATTTGCCCACCGCCGCCGCCTGTCGTAGCTTTGCCGAACGGCTGAAAACCGGCTTTACCCTAAAGAAAACCATGCGTCAAATTCAATTTCGTGAGGCCTTGCGCGAGGCCCTGTCCGAGGAAATGCGCCGCGACCCGCGGGTGTTCCTCATGGGCGAAGAAGTGGCCCAGTACAACGGTGCCTACAAAGTGAGCCAAGGGATGCTCGACGAGTTCGGCCCCGAGCGCGTGATTGACACCCCGATTGCTGAGCTGGGTTTTGCCGGCATCGGCGTGGGCGCCGCTGCCAACGGCCTGATTCCGGTCATCGAATTCATGACCTTTAACTTCTCGCTGGTAGCTATTGACCAGGTGATTAACTCGGCTGCCAAGCTGTATTCAATGTCGGGCGGTCAGTACTCCTGCCCCATCGTATTCCGCGGCCCGACGGGCAACGCCGGCATGCTCAGCAGCCAGCACTCGCAGAACTTCGAGAATTGGTACGCCAACACGCCCGGCCTGAAAGTGGTGGTTCCCTCGAACCCCTACGACGCCAAGGGCCTGCTGAAATCGGCCATTCGCGACCCCGACCCGGTTATTTTCATGGAGTCGGAGCTGATGTACGGCGACAAGGGCGAAGTGCCCGAGGAAGAGTACCTGCTCGAAATCGGCAAAGCCAACGTGGTGCGCCAGGGCAAACACGTGACGCTGGTGAGCTTCGGCAAAATGATGAAGATTGCCTACACCGCCGCCGACGAGCTGGCCAAGGAAGGCATCGAAGCCGAAGTAATCGACTTGCGCTCGGTGCGCCCGATTGACTACGACACGCTCATCGCCTCGGTGAAGAAAACCAACCGCATGGTGGTAATTGAGGAAGCCTGGCCGCTGGCCAGCATCTCGAGCGAGCTGAGCTACATCGTGCAGCGCCGCGCCTTCGATTTCCTCGACGCGCCCGTTATCCGCATCACCTGCGCCGACGTGCCCCTGCCCTACGCGCCCACGCTCATCGAAGCCTCGCTGCCCAACGTGGCCCGCGTGGTGAAAGCCGTGAAGGAAGTGACTTACGCCAAGGCGTAA